The following coding sequences lie in one Variovorax terrae genomic window:
- the arsC gene encoding arsenate reductase (glutaredoxin) (This arsenate reductase requires both glutathione and glutaredoxin to convert arsenate to arsenite, after which the efflux transporter formed by ArsA and ArsB can extrude the arsenite from the cell, providing resistance.), with translation MSPSIEATIYHNPRCGNSRGALALLREHGIEPRIVDYLAIPLDASQLRALVTALGLPVRELLRSKEALYQELGLDDPVLSETQLIDAIVRHPVLLNRPIVVTPRGARLCRPPEKVLELLPTGA, from the coding sequence ATGAGCCCGTCCATCGAGGCCACGATCTACCACAACCCGCGCTGCGGCAACTCGCGTGGCGCCCTGGCGCTGCTGCGCGAACATGGCATCGAGCCGCGCATCGTGGACTACCTGGCCATACCGCTGGACGCCAGTCAGCTGCGAGCCCTGGTGACGGCGCTGGGCTTACCGGTGCGCGAGCTGCTGCGCAGCAAGGAAGCCCTTTATCAGGAGCTCGGCCTGGACGACCCTGTCTTGAGCGAAACGCAGCTCATCGACGCCATCGTCCGGCATCCGGTGCTGCTGAACCGCCCCATCGTGGTCACGCCGCGCGGTGCCCGCCTGTGCCGCCCGCCCGAGAAGGTGCTGGAACTGCTGCCAACGGGAGCCTGA
- a CDS encoding 2-oxoacid:ferredoxin oxidoreductase subunit beta has translation MTYIAKPQLHHPTLKTNQVGYTRRDYEGKISTLCAGCGHDSISAAIIQACWELDIEPHRVAKLSGIGCSSKTPDYFLGASHGFNTVHGRMPSVLTGANLANRGLLYLGVSGDGDSASIGLGQFAHAMRRGVRMVYIVENNGVYGLTKGQFSATADRGSKSKKGVLNSDSAIDLVGMALQLGATYVARSFSGDKAQLVPLIKGAIGHGGAAFIDVISPCVAFNNHAGSTKSYDYVREHNEAVSRIDFITPRTEITTDYPAGEVVDVPQHDGTVLRLRKLHEGYDPTDRLAAMNHVQLHQARGEVVTGLLYLDPEASDLHQALNTSATPLNALGREQLCPGAAMLDKLNASLR, from the coding sequence ATGACCTACATTGCCAAACCGCAGCTGCATCACCCCACGCTCAAGACCAACCAGGTCGGCTACACCCGGCGCGACTACGAAGGCAAGATCTCCACGCTGTGCGCGGGCTGCGGCCATGATTCGATCTCGGCGGCCATCATCCAGGCCTGCTGGGAGCTGGACATCGAGCCGCACCGCGTGGCCAAGCTCTCGGGCATCGGCTGCAGCTCCAAGACGCCGGACTATTTCCTCGGCGCCTCGCACGGCTTCAACACCGTGCATGGACGCATGCCCTCGGTGTTGACCGGGGCCAACCTGGCCAACCGCGGCCTGCTGTACCTGGGCGTCTCGGGCGACGGCGATTCGGCCTCCATCGGCCTGGGCCAGTTCGCCCACGCCATGCGCCGCGGCGTGCGCATGGTCTACATCGTGGAGAACAACGGCGTCTACGGCCTGACCAAGGGCCAGTTCTCGGCCACGGCCGACCGCGGCAGCAAGAGCAAGAAGGGCGTGCTCAACTCGGACAGCGCGATCGACCTCGTTGGCATGGCTCTTCAACTGGGCGCCACCTATGTGGCGCGCAGCTTCTCGGGCGACAAGGCGCAGCTCGTGCCGCTGATCAAGGGCGCCATCGGCCACGGCGGCGCAGCCTTCATCGACGTCATCAGCCCCTGCGTGGCCTTCAACAACCATGCGGGCAGCACCAAGAGCTACGACTACGTGCGCGAGCACAACGAGGCGGTGAGCCGCATCGACTTCATCACGCCACGCACCGAGATCACCACCGACTACCCCGCGGGCGAGGTGGTGGACGTGCCGCAGCACGACGGCACCGTGCTGCGCCTGCGCAAACTGCACGAGGGCTACGACCCGACCGACCGGCTGGCCGCGATGAACCATGTGCAGTTGCACCAGGCCCGCGGCGAGGTGGTGACGGGCCTGCTCTACCTGGACCCGGAGGCCAGCGACCTGCACCAGGCCCTGAACACCAGCGCCACGCCGCTCAATGCGCTGGGCCGCGAGCAGCTGTGTCCCGGCGCCGCCATGCTGGACAAGCTCAACGCGAGCCTGCGCTGA